The following proteins are encoded in a genomic region of Methanoculleus bourgensis MS2:
- a CDS encoding nuclear transport factor 2 family protein, whose translation MAVSEQTQNQIMAVLRRMAEAAAKKDLDGMVALVDPNIRAFGTGPDEKVIGREEFRRHLERDFSCAETISIEFSEIHIGAEGTVAWVMADMAYHVVAGGAPQTQNERLTAVLRGTGHAWVFAQMHFSIPAA comes from the coding sequence ATGGCAGTCAGCGAACAGACACAGAACCAGATCATGGCGGTGCTCCGGCGGATGGCGGAGGCCGCCGCTAAGAAGGATCTCGATGGCATGGTGGCGCTCGTCGACCCCAACATTCGGGCGTTCGGGACCGGTCCTGATGAGAAGGTGATCGGGAGGGAAGAGTTTCGCCGGCACCTCGAACGCGACTTTTCATGTGCGGAGACGATATCGATCGAGTTCTCCGAGATTCATATCGGTGCTGAGGGGACGGTCGCGTGGGTGATGGCCGATATGGCGTATCATGTCGTCGCCGGCGGTGCCCCGCAGACCCAGAACGAGCGGTTGACGGCGGTGCTCCGCGGGACGGGGCACGCGTGGGTCTTTGCCCAGATGCATTTCTCCATCCCGGCGGCGTAA